Below is a genomic region from Streptomyces sp. RPA4-2.
CCACGCTCACGACGCCGTACCCGGTGATCCACCGACGGGAGAGCCTGCGGGTCACCTCGGGGGGTCCGCCGCGCCAGTTGATGATCAGCACCAGACAGGAGGCGCTGAAGGCGGTCAGCAGGCAGTAGACGAGGGGCGCCGAGACGTTGGGGATCCCCGTGAGGTCGTTGACCTCGGCGATGGTGGGCGGCGCCGCGAAGAGGAACACCAGGCAGGCCAGCGCCAGCAGGACGCCCACGGACCTCAGCAGCGGGTCGCGCCAGCCGCGGATCAGGGTGGGCGCCTTCACGGCCAGGGCGACGCCCATGGCGACCGCCGGGACGTAGTAGCTGGATCCGTCCATTCCTGGGGAGTGTCCTCAGCCCTTCGGCCCGCGATAGCCGAGGGACGCCTCGATCCGGCCGGCCAGACCGTCCCGGCTCACCGGCCCGCGCAGTGAGGAACCAGCGAGCCACGTACGGCATTTACTGGCGAGCAGCAGGCCGAAGCTCTCGGCCTCCTTCTCGTCGGCGAGGTCGAACCGGGTGCGCGCGGCGACCTTCAGGACGGTCGCCTGCAGGTCCGCGTCGTCGCTGAGTAAACGGGCGGCCACGGCCGCGCCCTCGACGTGGTGGCCGCAGTGCCCGGCCTTCATGTGCCACAGCTCGTGGCCGAGGATCACCAACTGGTGGTCGGGGGCGGTGCGTTCCTCGATGACGACCAGGTCCTGCTCGGCCATGTCGAGCCACAGCCCGCTGGCGGTACCGGGCGGGAACACGGCCGTACGGAACTGGACGGGGCGGCCGCGGCGTCTGCTCATGGCGTCGCACAGGGCGGCGTACAGGGTGGCGGGTTCCGCCGGCGCCGGGAGCGCGAGTTCAGCGACCAGTTCGCCGCACAGACGGCGCATGTCCTTTCCGATGCCCACGGTTCTCCCCCGGATCATGACTCGGGCCGCTTGACGCTTTCCAAGAGCATGTCCAGCCATTCGGCGACCTTGTCGCGGTGCTGGTCGGTGGGCAACTGCGCGGCCCGCCAGGCGATGCCGCGGACACCGTGGTCCTGCAACAGCCTTTCCAGCGGGTCGGCGGCGGCCGCCGCCGCGACGCGCTCGCGGTCGGCGAGCCGTTGCAGCAGCTCCTGCTCGGAGCGCTGCAGGGCACCCACGAGCGCCTCGGAGTCCTCGGCCGTCAGGAATCCCGCGTGCACCCGGAAGAAGCGCTGGATGGCGTCGCAGTGCTCCATCGTGGGGCGCCGGTCGCCGTTGATGAGAGCGCCCGCCTGCTGACGCGACATACCCGCGCCGTCGGCGATCTCCTGCTGCGTGTATCTGCGCCCGTTGGGCTTGAGCCGGGTGCGGCGCAGCAGGTCGAGACGCTGCAGGAAGCGGGCCTGCAGATCAGGCTCGCCGGCGAGGCGGCCACCGAGCAGCGCCCGCACCACGGGCTCGGGGACGCCGGACCCCACCGAAAGGCGCCGTATGTCGAAAACCTCGGTGTGCTGCACACCGAGCCGGTCGGCGAGCGCGGTGACCCGGGCCACGACGGCCGGCAGCAGAACCGTCGCCGTGGCGCCCGGAACTTCGAAGCCATCCGTCACCGACAGATCTCCTACGTCTCTCTCAGGTCTCTCACATGATGCTCAGGACCCCCGGAGACTAGTCGCTCGCTCGAACTCACATCCAGGTCTCGCCACAACTGTGGCGCGAATCAGCCGTCAACAAGCGCCAAATGCCACGATAGTTGACACGACTGAGCTCGGGGCATCAGGATCGGGGCGCCGCGTGAAGGCCGCATAGGCAAGAGGGGTGACCTCCCGATGGCGTACCAGGCAGGAAGGCAGCGGTCCCAGCCGCGACCTGTCCCCGAGAGCCCCGAGGCTCAGGCGTATCTCCAGGACTACGCCACCCTCCTCGATGCCGTGCCGTTCCCCTCCGTCGTCTTCGACCACCGGTGGGACGTCGTCCTGTCCAACGCCGCGTTCCAGACACTTTTCGGCGGCGTCGGTCCTCATCCGACGGCGATGCCGGGCGACAACTTCCTTCGGTTCGTCCTCTTCCACCCGGACGCGGCCACCGTCCTCGGCGAACACGAGGCGAGCTGGTGCCTGCCGATGCTGGCCCACTTCGCCGCGGCCGTGGAGCGTGACGGGCAGGACCGCGGACTCCAGTCGATCCGCCGGGACATCGCCCAGGACCCGATCATGGAGGCGGCCTACCGGCACGGCCTGCCGCACTGGATCCGCGCGGTCGGCCAGGACGCCGTCCAGCACGACGGCGCGGTACGGCCGCTGATCCACCCGGACCCCCGCTGGGGGCGCACGGACTGCCGGATCGTCGACGAGACCCCCAAGAACCTCCAGGACATGGGCTACACGCGCATGACCCTGGTCCTGCGCGAGACGCGCCGCGACGCGCGGCCCCCGCGCAGGATCGTCCGGACACGCCTCGGCGGCACCCACCTCAGGGTCGTCTGACGTCCCCTGCCGGGGCCCGGCAGGGGACGCGTCCGGTCAGCCGGCGAACTCCCGCATCCAGGACTCGACTTCGGCGGCCGAGCGCGGCAGCCCGCCCGACAGGTTCTCGTAGCCGTCGGCGGTGACCAGCAGGTCGTCCTCGATCCGGACGCCGATGCCGCGCCACTCCTCGGGCACGGTCAGGTCGTCGGGCTGGAAGTAGAGGCCCGGCTCGACGGTCAGCACCATGCCCGGCTCCAGCACCCCGTCGACGTAGTCCTCGTTGCGGGCCTGAGCGCAGTCGTGCACGTCGAGACCGAGCATGTGACCGGTACCCGCCATGGTGAAGCGGCGCTGCAGGCCGAGCTCGTAGGCGCGCTCGGCCGGCCCCTCGACCAGGCCCCAGGCCACCAGCCGTTCGGTCATCGAGCGCTGGGCCGCCTCATGGAAGTCCCGGTACCGGGCACCCGGCTTCACCGCGGCCATCCCGGCCTCCTGGGCCTCGTACACCGCGTCGTAGACCTTCCGCTGGAGCGGGCTGAACGTGCCGCTGATGGGGAGGGTGCGGGTGACGTCCGCGGTGTAGAGGGTGCGGGTCTCCACGCCCGCGTCGAGCAGGAGCAGTTCGCCCGGACGGACCGGTCCGTCGTTGTCCGTCCAGTGCATGATCGTGGCGTGTTCGCCCGCGGCGCAGATGGAGCCGTAGCCGACGTCGTTGCCCTCGACCCGGGCGCGGCGGAAGAAGGTGCCCTCGATCCAGCGCTCGGAGGTGGCCACCGCCTGGGACAACTCCCTCACGACATCGGTGAACCCACGCACCGTGGAGTCCACGGCCCGGCGCATCTCGCCGATCTCCCAGGCGTCCTTGACCAGCCGGAGACCGGACAGCGCCTCCTCCAGCTCGGCGTCCCGCTCGTCGTCCGTGCCGGGCGTCGCGTCCAGTGTGACGTCGTGGCCGCGTACGACACGCGTCGGTACGGGGGTGTCCCGCAGATGTCCGGGGAGTGTGCGGATGTCCCGGCAGGCGAGGCCGAGTTCGCGCTCCGACTCGGCGAGGGAGGGGCGGCGGCCCGTCCACAGTTCGGCGGTCATGCCGGTCCAGAACCCGTCGGTGTCCCGGCCGTCGCGGGGGAGCCGGTAGCAGTACGCGTCGTGGCCGCCCTCGGGCCGGGGTTCGAGGACCAGGGCGCAGTCCCGGGACTGATCACCCGTCAGGTGAACGTAGCCGGTGTACGGGCGGAACGGGTAATGACTGTCGTTCGAGCGGATCCTGAGGTTTCCGGAGGGGACGACGAGCCGCTCGCCGGGGAAGAGCGCGCCCAGCGCGGCGCGGCGGCGGGCCGCGTACGGCGCCTGCTCGACCGGTTGCACGTCGCGCCGTTCGGTGTCCGCCCAGCCCGTGCGCATCAGGGCGGACAGTTCCTCGGAGATCTCTGGGTACAGACCGTTCTTCCGGGCCTCGGCCACGGTGGGCACCTCTTCTGTCGGTCGGACGGCCGCTCGGATGTTCGGCCGGCCGGATGTTCGGTCCGGGTGGGTCCGGGCACTGTTCCCACCCATAGAAGCATGTGACATAGTACTGGCGTGAGCAAGCGACTGACCTGCGATGTCGTGGTGATCGGAGCCGGAATGGTGGGCTCGGCCTGCGCCTTCTACGCGGCTCGGGCGGGCCTCGACGTGGCCGTCGTGGACCGCGGCCCGGTGGCCGGCGGCACCACCGGCGCCGGCGAGGGCAATCTGCTCGTCTCCGACAAGGAGCCCGGTCCCGAACTCGACCTCGCGCTGCTGTCCGGACGCCTGTGGTCCGGTCTCGGGGAAGAACTGGGCGGCGCCATCGAGTACGAGGCCAAGGGCGGCGTCGTGGTGGCCGCCACGCCCGAGGGGCTCACCGCACTGGAGGACTTCGCGGCGGGGCAGCGGACGGCCGGGGTCTCGGCCGTACCGGTACCGGCGGATGGGCTCCACGATCTGGAACCCCACCTGGCGCCCGGCCTGGCGGGCGCCGTGCATTATCCGCAGGACACCCAGGTGATGCCGGCGCTGGCCGCCGCGCATCTGGTGCGGGCTTCGGGTGCGCGGCTGCTCACCGGCCGGACCGTGACCGAGGTACTGCGCGCGGCCGACGGATCGGTCCGGGGTGTACGGACCGACCGGGGGGACCTGCACGCGCCGGTGGTGGTGAACGCGGCGGGGACCTGGGGCTCGGCGGTGGCCGCGCTGGCGGGCGTGCGGCTGCCCGTGCTGCCCCGGCGCGGCTTCGTGCTGGTGACCGAGCCGCTGCCGCGACGGGTGCGGCACAAGGTGTACGCCGCGGACTACGTCGCCGACGTCGCCAGCGACTCGGCCGCGCTGCAGACCTCGCCGGTCGTGGAGGGGACGGCGGCGGGCCCGGTACTGATCGGCGCGAGCCGTGAACGGGTGGGCTTCGACCGCTCGTTCTCGCTGCCGGCCGTACGGGCGCTGGCGGCGGGGGCGATCCGGCTCTTCCCGTTCCTGACGGACGTCCGCGCTCTGCGCACGTACCTCGGATTCCGCCCGTACATGCCCGACCACCTCCCCGCGATCGGCCCCGATCCGCGGGTGCCCGGACTCTTCCACGCCTGCGGGCACGAGGGAGCGGGAATCGGTCTCGCCGCCGGCACCGGGCATCTCATCGCCCAGGTCCTCTCCGGCGGGACACCCGACCTGGACCTCACGCCGTTCAGGCCCGACCGCTTCGCACAGGAGGCCGTGTGAATCCCCTGGAGCTGGCGGGCGCCGAGCCGGGGCCCGCGTTCACCGTCACCCTGGACGGCCGCGCCCTCACGGCGCTGCCGGGGCAGACCGTCGCCGCGGCGCTGTGGACGGCGGGGATCACCTCCTGGCGCACCACCCGCGGCTCGGGGCGGCCGCGCGGAGTCCTCTGCGGCATCGGCGTCTGCTTCGACTGCCTGGTGACCGTCAACGACCGCCCCAACCAACGGGCCTGTCTGGTGCCGGTGCGACCGGGCGACATGATCCGTACGCAGGAAGGGACCGGACATGACGGCTGAGCGGGCGCGTCTCGCGGTGATCGGCGCGGGTCCGGCGGGCCTGGCCGCCGCCCTGGCCGCGGCGGGACGCGGGGTCCGGGTCACCCTGATCGACTCGGCCGCCCGGGCGGGCGGACAGTTCTACCGGCAGCCCGCGGCCGGCCTGCGGGCACGGCGCCCGCGGGCCCTGCACCACGGGTGGCGGACCTGGGAACGGCTGTCGCGAGCGCTCGCCGTCGAGGTGGAGGCCGGCACGATCACACACCTGACGGGCCATCATGTATGGCTCGTGGAGCGCGTGGAGCGCTCCGCGGCGACCCGTCTGCCCACGGGCACCGGCGGTTTCGTCGTACACGCGCTCCGAGGGCCTCTCCAGGAGGAGCCCGGCACCGTCCGCGCCGACGCGGTCCTCCTCGCCACCGGCGGCTACGAGAAGGTGCTGCCCTTCCCGGGCTGGACCCTTCCCGGCGTCGTCACCGCGGGCGGTGCGCAGGCCATGCTCAAGGGGGCGCTCGTCGTACCGGGCCGCACGGCTGTCGTGGCCGGCACCGGCCCGCTGCTGCTGCCCGTGGCGACCGGGCTCGCCGCTGCCGGGGTCGAGATCGCCGCGCTCGTCGAATCGGCCGACCCGCGGGCGTTCCTGCGCCATGCCGGGGCGCTGGCCGCACAGCCGGGGAAGGTCGTCGAAGGCGCCGGGTACGCGGCCCGTCTCCTGCGGCACCGCGTCCCGCTGCGCACGCGCCACGCGGTCGTCGAGGCGCACGGCGAGGACCGGCTCGAGGCCGTGACCGTCGCCGCGCTGGACGCCGAAGGACACGTCAGGCCCGGCACCGAGCGGCGCGTCCCGTGCGACACGCTCGCGGTCGGGCACGGCATGCTGCCGCACACCGACCTCGCCGATTCGCTCGGCTGCCGCGTCGAGGACGTACGGGTGCACGTCGACGAGGAGCAGCGGACCGACGTGCCGGGCGTGTGGGCCGCGGGCGAGACCACCGGCGTCGGCGGCGCGGCCCTTTCGCTCGCCGAGGGCCACATCGCGGGACACTCGATCGCCGCCCGGCTGCGCGGCACGGAACCCGACCCGCGCGAGCGGTCCGCGGCCACCCGGTCCCGTACGCGGCTGCGGGCGTTCTCCGCCGCGCTCGACACCGTCTACGCACCGCCCGCGCGCTGGACGGAGCGGGTCACCGACGACACCGTCGTCTGCCGCTGCGAGGAGGTCACCGGCGGGGCGGTCCGGGCGGCCGTCGACGAGCTGGGCGCGGGGGACGTACGCACCGTGAAGCTGCTCACCCGCGCGGGAATGGGCTGGTGCCAGGGCCGGATGTGCGAGCCCGCGGTCGCCGGACTCACCGGTTGCGAACAGACCCCCGTACGAAGGCTGTTGGCGCGCCCCGTCCCGCTCGGGGTGCTCGCCGGGGCCGGGGAGCCGACGGACGACTGACCGACCCCCGACCCCGACCGCCCTCCGCCTCACCCGAGCCCGCGGCCCATCCGTCCCACCGCACCGCACGCACGTCGGCTCAAGGCAGCCGGCAGTCAGTGAAATGTCACACCCCATTGAGAGGGAACCGCTGATGACCACCACCGAGAACCGTCCCTGGCGCGGCGTCCTCGTCGCCACCGCGCTCCCGCTGAACGACGACCTCTCCGTGAACCACGACCGGTACGCCGCGCACTGCGCCTGGCTCGTCGAGAACGGCTGCGACGGAGTCGTCCCCAACGGCTCGCTCGGCGAGTACCAGGTGCTCACGGCGGAGGAGCGCGCACGGGTCGTCGAGACGGCCGTGTCGGCGGTCGGCGGCTCCCGGGTGATGCCCGGCGTCGCCGCCTACGGCTCCGCCGAGGCCCGCCGCTGGGCCGAACAGGCCCGCGACGCGGGCTGCGCGTCCGTGATGCTGCTGCCGCCCAACGCCTACCGTGCCGACGAGCGTTCCGTTCTCGCCCACTACGCGGCGGTCGCCGAGGTCGGCCTCCCGGTCGTCGCCTACAACAACCCGATCGACACCAAGGTCGACCTGGTGCCCGAACTCCTCGCGAAGCTGCACGCGGAGGGGTTCGTCCAAGGCGTCAAGGAGTTCTCCGGCGATGTCCGCCGCGCCTACCGGATCGCCGAACTCGCTCCGGAACTCGACCTGTTGGTCGGCGCGGACGACGTCCTCCTGGAACTCGCCGTGGCGGGCGCCAAGGGCTGGGTGGCCGGCTACCCGAACGCACTGCCCGCGGCGAGCGTCGAGCTGTACCACGCCGCCGTCAAGGGCGACCTCGACACGGCCGGCCGGCTCTACCGACAGTTGCATCCGCTACTGCGCTGGGACTCCCGGGTCGAGTTCGTCCAGGCCATCAAGCTCTCCATGGACATCGTCGGCCGGCCCGGCGGCCCGGTGCGCCCGCCGCGTGTTCCGCTGCTGCCCGAGCAGGAGGCCGCCGTGCGCGCGGCCACCGAGAAGGCCGTCGCGGCCGGCCTCGTCTGAGCCGCCCCGCCGTCCCCCAACCGCCCTCGCTCACCAGGAGTTACGGACCCATGCGCAGCAAACTCGTCCTGCACGCCGTCGACTCGCACACCGAGGGAATGCCCACCCGGGTGATCACCGGCGGCATCGGCACCATCCCCGGCGCGACGATGAACGAGCGGCGGCTGTACTTCCGCGAACACCGCGACGACATCAAGCAGCTCCTGATGAACGAGCCGCGCGGCCACGCGGCGATGAGCGGCGCCATCCTCCAGCCCTCCACCCGCCCCGACTGCGACTACGGGGTGCTCTACATCGAGGTCTCGGGCTACCTCCCGATGTGCGGGCACGGGACCATCGGCGTCGCCACCGTGCTGGTGGAGACCGGCATGGTCGAGGTCGTCGAGCCCGTCACGACCATCCGGCTCGACACCCCGGCGGGCCCGGTCGTCGCCGAGGTCGAGGTCGAGGACGGCGCCGCGAGGGCGGTCACGCTGAAGAACGTGCCGTCCTTCTCGGCCGGACTCGACCGCAAGGCCACCCTGGCCGACGGCCGGACGGTGACCTACGACCTCGCGTACGGCGGCAACTTCTACGCGATCCTGCCACTGGAGCAGTTGGGACTGCCCTTCGACCGCTCCCGCCAGGACGACATCCTCAGGGCGGCCCTGTCGCTCATGGAGGCCGTCAACGCCGAGGACGAACCCGTGCACCCCGAGGACCCGACCATCCGGGGCTGTCACCACGTCCACCTGTACGCGCCCGGCGCCACCGCGCGGCACTCGCGGCACGCGATGGCGATCCACCCCGGCTGGTTCGACCGCTCGCCCTGCGGCACCGGCACCAGCGCGCGCATGGCACAGTTGCACGCGCGCGGTGAACTGCCGCTGCACACCGAGTTCGTGAACGAGTCCTTCATCGGGACGCGGTTCACCGGACGGCTGCTCGGCACCACCGAGGTCGCCGGCATCCCGGCCGTGCTGCCCAGCTTCACCGGCCGCGCGTGGATCACCGGCACCGCCCAGTACCTGCTGGACCCCTCCGATCCGTTCCCGGCCGGATTCGTCCTGTAGAACCCCGGGAGATACTGGTGGCACGTGACATTGCACATGCCATCACGCCGGCCCGTGCGAGCAGACCGGCGCACCGGCCCGTACGAGGAGACACCCCATGCCCGCCCAGCGCAGCAGCGCACCCTCCGCCGCTCCCGCCGCCCTGCCCACGCTCGGCGGCAAGAAGAGCAGCTACCGCGAGCGCGTCGCCGACGCCCTGCGGGCCGCGCTGATCGCGGGCGAACTCCGCGCCGGTGAGGTCTACTCCGCGCCGACGCTCGCCGCCCGCTTCGGCGTCTCCGCGACGCCCGTGCGCGAGGCCATGCTCGACCTCGCCAAGGAGGGCCTGGTCGACACCGTGCCCAACAAGGGCTTCCGGGTCACCGCCGTCTCCGAGAAGCAACTGGACGAGTACACGCACATCCGCTCACTCATCGAGATCCCCACCACGGTGCGGCTGGCCACCACCGCCGACCCGGTCTCCCTGGAAGCCCTGCGCCCGGCCGCCCGGGAGATCGTGACCGCGGCGGCGGCCGGTGACCTGATCGCCTA
It encodes:
- a CDS encoding toxin-antitoxin system, toxin component, producing the protein MRRLCGELVAELALPAPAEPATLYAALCDAMSRRRGRPVQFRTAVFPPGTASGLWLDMAEQDLVVIEERTAPDHQLVILGHELWHMKAGHCGHHVEGAAVAARLLSDDADLQATVLKVAARTRFDLADEKEAESFGLLLASKCRTWLAGSSLRGPVSRDGLAGRIEASLGYRGPKG
- a CDS encoding helix-turn-helix transcriptional regulator, translated to MTDGFEVPGATATVLLPAVVARVTALADRLGVQHTEVFDIRRLSVGSGVPEPVVRALLGGRLAGEPDLQARFLQRLDLLRRTRLKPNGRRYTQQEIADGAGMSRQQAGALINGDRRPTMEHCDAIQRFFRVHAGFLTAEDSEALVGALQRSEQELLQRLADRERVAAAAAADPLERLLQDHGVRGIAWRAAQLPTDQHRDKVAEWLDMLLESVKRPES
- a CDS encoding aminopeptidase P family protein; this translates as MAEARKNGLYPEISEELSALMRTGWADTERRDVQPVEQAPYAARRRAALGALFPGERLVVPSGNLRIRSNDSHYPFRPYTGYVHLTGDQSRDCALVLEPRPEGGHDAYCYRLPRDGRDTDGFWTGMTAELWTGRRPSLAESERELGLACRDIRTLPGHLRDTPVPTRVVRGHDVTLDATPGTDDERDAELEEALSGLRLVKDAWEIGEMRRAVDSTVRGFTDVVRELSQAVATSERWIEGTFFRRARVEGNDVGYGSICAAGEHATIMHWTDNDGPVRPGELLLLDAGVETRTLYTADVTRTLPISGTFSPLQRKVYDAVYEAQEAGMAAVKPGARYRDFHEAAQRSMTERLVAWGLVEGPAERAYELGLQRRFTMAGTGHMLGLDVHDCAQARNEDYVDGVLEPGMVLTVEPGLYFQPDDLTVPEEWRGIGVRIEDDLLVTADGYENLSGGLPRSAAEVESWMREFAG
- a CDS encoding FAD-binding oxidoreductase, yielding MSKRLTCDVVVIGAGMVGSACAFYAARAGLDVAVVDRGPVAGGTTGAGEGNLLVSDKEPGPELDLALLSGRLWSGLGEELGGAIEYEAKGGVVVAATPEGLTALEDFAAGQRTAGVSAVPVPADGLHDLEPHLAPGLAGAVHYPQDTQVMPALAAAHLVRASGARLLTGRTVTEVLRAADGSVRGVRTDRGDLHAPVVVNAAGTWGSAVAALAGVRLPVLPRRGFVLVTEPLPRRVRHKVYAADYVADVASDSAALQTSPVVEGTAAGPVLIGASRERVGFDRSFSLPAVRALAAGAIRLFPFLTDVRALRTYLGFRPYMPDHLPAIGPDPRVPGLFHACGHEGAGIGLAAGTGHLIAQVLSGGTPDLDLTPFRPDRFAQEAV
- a CDS encoding (2Fe-2S)-binding protein, encoding MNPLELAGAEPGPAFTVTLDGRALTALPGQTVAAALWTAGITSWRTTRGSGRPRGVLCGIGVCFDCLVTVNDRPNQRACLVPVRPGDMIRTQEGTGHDG
- a CDS encoding NAD(P)/FAD-dependent oxidoreductase; amino-acid sequence: MTAERARLAVIGAGPAGLAAALAAAGRGVRVTLIDSAARAGGQFYRQPAAGLRARRPRALHHGWRTWERLSRALAVEVEAGTITHLTGHHVWLVERVERSAATRLPTGTGGFVVHALRGPLQEEPGTVRADAVLLATGGYEKVLPFPGWTLPGVVTAGGAQAMLKGALVVPGRTAVVAGTGPLLLPVATGLAAAGVEIAALVESADPRAFLRHAGALAAQPGKVVEGAGYAARLLRHRVPLRTRHAVVEAHGEDRLEAVTVAALDAEGHVRPGTERRVPCDTLAVGHGMLPHTDLADSLGCRVEDVRVHVDEEQRTDVPGVWAAGETTGVGGAALSLAEGHIAGHSIAARLRGTEPDPRERSAATRSRTRLRAFSAALDTVYAPPARWTERVTDDTVVCRCEEVTGGAVRAAVDELGAGDVRTVKLLTRAGMGWCQGRMCEPAVAGLTGCEQTPVRRLLARPVPLGVLAGAGEPTDD
- a CDS encoding dihydrodipicolinate synthase family protein, whose protein sequence is MTTTENRPWRGVLVATALPLNDDLSVNHDRYAAHCAWLVENGCDGVVPNGSLGEYQVLTAEERARVVETAVSAVGGSRVMPGVAAYGSAEARRWAEQARDAGCASVMLLPPNAYRADERSVLAHYAAVAEVGLPVVAYNNPIDTKVDLVPELLAKLHAEGFVQGVKEFSGDVRRAYRIAELAPELDLLVGADDVLLELAVAGAKGWVAGYPNALPAASVELYHAAVKGDLDTAGRLYRQLHPLLRWDSRVEFVQAIKLSMDIVGRPGGPVRPPRVPLLPEQEAAVRAATEKAVAAGLV
- a CDS encoding proline racemase family protein, which produces MRSKLVLHAVDSHTEGMPTRVITGGIGTIPGATMNERRLYFREHRDDIKQLLMNEPRGHAAMSGAILQPSTRPDCDYGVLYIEVSGYLPMCGHGTIGVATVLVETGMVEVVEPVTTIRLDTPAGPVVAEVEVEDGAARAVTLKNVPSFSAGLDRKATLADGRTVTYDLAYGGNFYAILPLEQLGLPFDRSRQDDILRAALSLMEAVNAEDEPVHPEDPTIRGCHHVHLYAPGATARHSRHAMAIHPGWFDRSPCGTGTSARMAQLHARGELPLHTEFVNESFIGTRFTGRLLGTTEVAGIPAVLPSFTGRAWITGTAQYLLDPSDPFPAGFVL
- a CDS encoding GntR family transcriptional regulator → MPAQRSSAPSAAPAALPTLGGKKSSYRERVADALRAALIAGELRAGEVYSAPTLAARFGVSATPVREAMLDLAKEGLVDTVPNKGFRVTAVSEKQLDEYTHIRSLIEIPTTVRLATTADPVSLEALRPAAREIVTAAAAGDLIAYVEADIRFHLGLLALAGNAHLVEVVGDLRKRSRLYGLNALVEAGRLQDSAEEHLELLDALLDRDEEAVRRVMTRHLGHVRGLWAAGSSMA